The DNA segment AGGTGGGGTTGGTGATGGCCAAGCGCGGGAACAAGGGCGGCGTGGTCCTCGCCCTGGCCGCCCGGGAGATCACCCTCGACCTGATCGCCGAGGCCGTGGACGGCGCCGAGTGGCGCAACCAGTGCCTCCTCGGCTTCAAGGAGTGCACGGACGAGCGCGCCTGCCCCGCCCACACCTTCTGGAAGGCCGAGCGCGACCACATCCACCGCTGCCTCAAGGACATCTCCCTGGAGGAGATCCGCGCCTTCGAGCAGCACAGCCGCACCTGGCGCCTCGCCGACGCTTTGCCGGAACGCAAGCTGAAGCCCGCCGCCAAGCGGACCGCCAAACCGGCCGGTGCCAAGCCCGCCGCCAAGAAGCCCGCGGTGCC comes from the Geothrix sp. 21YS21S-4 genome and includes:
- a CDS encoding Rrf2 family transcriptional regulator, with product MLPLSQSSGYAVLAMSCLEDPGGKPTLVVDVAARTGFPRPYLSKMIHKLAKVGLVMAKRGNKGGVVLALAAREITLDLIAEAVDGAEWRNQCLLGFKECTDERACPAHTFWKAERDHIHRCLKDISLEEIRAFEQHSRTWRLADALPERKLKPAAKRTAKPAGAKPAAKKPAVPRKPAAKAAPVKKAAQ